The Xiphophorus hellerii strain 12219 chromosome 6, Xiphophorus_hellerii-4.1, whole genome shotgun sequence genomic interval TTACAGCCAGGATGAGGACATAAAGCAGGTCAGCCTTCATTTAAACACACACTGTGTCTAATTCTCTTTTTACAGTCATTTGAAGCTGGTTCATAATTTGTTTGAATGATTTTTCATgatagtttgtatttttctgcGGTTTGAGGTGAAGCAGACTCGGGCCAGAATCCTCACATATTGACTGAATCTTTCGAGTTGTTCATTAATATCTTATTATCCTGGGTTCTGCTGAGGCTCAGTGAAAATCCCGCCTGGTTCCTCTGATCGGAGGAACAGCAACAAGATGGCCGTCAcgttcagcagcaaacatggaggACACTCAAACAGGAAGAGGTTGGAACAAactgcatcacttcctgtcgtgTAGATTTCATCACATTCATGGGATTCAAGAGGAGAAAGTTGAAGCTGTGAGGCAGACAGGAAAAGTTCTGCCTGCGGTAAACTGGGTCATCCTGAACCGACGAACCGTCATCTGGTTCTGTAATTATTCCCTCTGTTTTCCTCTGGGTTCGTGAATCGACTCCAGGTCGGCTTTAAAGGCTGTTTCCTCACTTCCCTTCATCCGACGTTTCAGTGCCAGATCAGTGAATCGTTTGAACGGTTTGAGGAGATCAGACCGGTTTACATGTTGGGTTTCCCACAGCGGGCCGAACCGAGCCGACGTTTCAGAGCATCAACACGTCTGAGAACCAAAGGAAACATCTGACAGAACCGATCAGACATCAGATTAGGGAGTTATAAGATGacttttaaatctgtttttagctGCATCCCAGTATAAACTACAAACCAGAGTCTGATTTTTCACTCAGGtttatttcttcatatttctgtcaaaaaacaccaaaaggccttttttgttttgtgccacAGCAGTGCTCCTCAGAttatttaatctgattaatattaataaataactgGATCAATAACTGGACTCAAACCTGATCTGAAGCTTCCTCTGCTCACAGAGGGAAAGATTTCCCCTTTTatgaaggaaacagaaaagtttcattttagcAGGATGTGCTGTTAGGTGTCGCCACCTTGTGGTCAAGTGGAAAATCACAGGTCATCTCAGGCCCAAAACTCACAAACCATTTTCACAACTAATCTGGTCTGGAGGTATTTTACAAACAGCAAATAAAGCAAATAGGAGAGAAGTGGAAGAACAAAGTGAGGAAAAGTGATgagtttgttttcctgcagcctAAACCTGGACCAGGATCAGCTACAGAGTCGGATCATCACTGCTGGTTGATCCTAAATCACTTCAAAGTAGATCAAACTAATCTGATTTAGGTGAataaagttaaagtttcatcCATTTTCTCTGGTTAGATAAAGGACAGACGGTTTTCTTcctcctgcaataaaatgtatctTAAAGTTTTATGGTAAAATCAGTCATTTGCTTCAGCAGAGACTGGTTTGTACTGAAGTTACAGCAGAACCTACCTGGTTCTGAAATGAATCTCTAATGAAACTCTAATGCTGTTGTTGACGTGTGTTTGGGGCGTCGCCTGCTGCATTTTGGGTATTTAACAGGATTGATTTTTATTCCAACAGTAGATCAAAACTAAAAGACCAAGAATCTAAAATAATCTTAATCTGTTTCTCTGTGAGCACAGACAGGAGGACAGAAAAACTCCTGCTGTTGCTCAGTCTGGGATCAAACGCCCTGCAGTCTATAtttgacaaacaggaagtgatgaaacCCTGATGAAGGCTCTGGAGGCGGCGTAACCTTCCTGCTGCGTCTCTGACTCAGTTTACCTGAGAACATCGTCCAGGTTGGATCCTGCAGGTTCCTCTTCCTGCAGGCGGCGCCTCATCAGATGGACAGCAGACCAGGAGACGTTGGATCAGTTTAATGTTGACAACCAGACAGTCCAGGCTTCATGTGAGCTGGTTACTGACCCCACCGGACCGACCCGGCACCGGACCGACCCGGCACCGGACCGACCcggtgcagcagcagcagggtgaGCAGATCAGGAGCTTCAGTGTTTCTCCACACGGCCGCTGACTCGTCATCCCAAAGGCCCAGAAGCAGCCAGTCTGGTTTAACTTGGTTTTGGTTTCTGGagtttttagtttgaaattaaaGAACCTGTTGAGCTCAGAAAACaatcattaaaactttttctgcgTTTCTCCTTCATCTGCTGCTTCCACAGAGTCGGACCCTGAGGTTCCTCTGGACTGTTTGGTGATTTAAGGTCCATCTAGAATCAACCTCACAGCATAAAACCCatcaaagtaaaacagaaaatgttttgatcatgAAGTTTTATTTCCAACATGACATTTGAAATGTGTGCCTAGTTTCCACTGAGCGGATCAGTTCGgttctctattttctttttccgtTGTAAGAAGAAGTTAGGGTGAAGTTACCGGCGTCGCGCAGCGCAGGCCATCGATTGGTGGACAGAAAAACGTCCCTGCAGCAAAACCAGACGCACTAATGTGTCATATTTGTCGTTGCACCATTATGATGCACCGTTTGGCCAACAGGCGGAGGAATCACTCTCCTGAAAACGGTGAACCAAAACTAAGAACAGTTCAGTGAACGGACTGCAGCTAAAGACTAATcgattattctattgattattctggcaataaattgtaaaaaaaaaaaaaaaaaaaggcatttaagCCATTTTACACAGTATTAGAAAGGTAGGTAGCTTAGTTTGAAGCTTGTAGATATTATGAGCATATTTTGCATAAGAACTTCAGGAAAATCTCCTAAAATCTCCATTTCTTATTGTGTtcataatcaaaaacattttgtttttggtttgtaaGCGTGGAGGGGCAGGCTGCAGACTGGAAGCATGAAGAaatgtctcctctgattggaTCTTCAGTCCAGGAGCTTCAGCAGGCATCAAGAGGTTTAATACCAAGTAGACGGGATAGAAACGACTCCTCCGCCTCTCAGGTTTTGGTTTTCAGctgaataaaaccaaactgCTCCAGTCTGGTTTTGGCTCAGGTGGAAGATTTGAAGCTTCCTGGTTTCCTGTtgatggtggatggatggtgactccatctgctgcagcatcagaaccaaacatctGCTGGTTCGTCTGATCTGGACGCCTTCAGGTCATCTGGCTGGATTTTCACCCAACTgggaggaaacagaaaacaaaaaactgatggATAGATGCTAAATATCCCAGCTGGATGTTTGATTGTTGCACATTCAGATTGGGAACTAGAAGTATTAAAGCTTGGATCTGATAGTGAAGAGTTCACCTCAGGTCGTCTCCTTCCACATGAGCGGAGGTCAGAGGTTTAGTTTGTGAAACCGGAGCAGTCAGACGGAGGCAGAGGAAACGCTCCTGTGTTTTCTGTTCTGGGTGGGTTTGTTTACGGCTCTGGGTGCTGGGATCCATCTGGGATCGGCCCAGGAAGCCGTTATCTCAACTGTGTGAGACTTTTACCATCTGATCCCAGGTTACCTCTGAGGAAAACAGGGAGGTTTTCCACTGAAACcagagagctgcagcttcagagGCTCAATCTTTAAAGCAGAACATGTTTACATAACAAAATATGTCTGTTCTGATAGTTTCcagaaaaatatttgatcagAAAAAACTTCTGTTCAGGATCAGGAGagaaaagacatgaaaacaagaaacaggaAGGTTTGTTTCCTTAAACAGCAGAGAAgataataaaacacatcaatAATAAGAAATGGTTCAAAATGGCGGCACAGAATCATGAAaacttagaaaataaaaaaatttaaataaaaatgtggagcAGAACAAGAAAAGTTAATTAAAGATACAAACACAATATCAGCTGAATGACACGATAAGCACAGAGAACAGTAACGTATAAAAGTATTTAtgcactttttgttttgcatttttcattatacaaacacaaactttaatgcatttattgagattttgacgtttgctgaaagaaaacctttaaaggTCCTAGTTAAAGTCAGAAGACATGTAGAGAAACTGAGGGAACAGATTAGGTTAATCTAAACCTCTCAGATTATGATTTGGTTTCATTTcatctttatttagaaaacactttaaaaacaacaaagttggccaaagaaataaaaataagataaataataGGAACTAAAAAGTTTGGTAAAAGCTGAGCAGCATTTAAAACCAACTGGATTCTAGAAAGTAATGAATTgtgataaaaacatgaatgagCTTCTCAAGTGacgcaaagaaagaaaataaaatattgttgtgTATGTTGGATCCCAACCTTTATCatttctacactgcaaaaacacaaaaccttaccaagaaTCTTTGCTCAAGTTtctagtaaaaatatctttgtaagtttgaaataagacaaaactaacttacatgtaacttttcaacaagaaatataaacttgtttttagtcaaaaattccttaatactgatgaaaaagtccCAGTTctatggcagattatttcagttataaaaatacttttttaaacttaagttcatgttcttgctgaaaagttacatataagttaatatttgcactagaagaaaatattcttggtaagattttgtgtttttgcagcgtccTTGTCCTGCAGATTTTAACCTTAATGGACAGATTAAatctgtttcttattttgtacAGAACTTTGGGTCATTTTGTTATTGgatttttaatttcatgttgATTTAAGATGCACAGTCTTCATCTCTATTCAGTCCAGGAAAAACAAGTtgaatttttaacttttctcaTTTCATCCTGAAAAACAGGCTTGGACACCTTCTACCCCATTCAGACATTAATATATGGAAACAACTTCACCTTTCACTTTTCAACCACATTTAAGTGTTTAAATGTGACGGCAGGATTTCTTTAAACAGTGAACATGCAAAAACATTACCAAGCAGAAATCATTAAAGATCCGAAATATAATTAACTGAATAATAAATCACTCTCATATGCCAACATGATCATAATTTTAGTctggtaaaagaaaatgttgctcCTGGATTATAAATCATTATGTTTTCacgttttaaaataaagctgccTGATAATTGCAACCATTTTgcataatataaaaatgtatttctcttaCTTTAATATTGCAGATTTTACAGCTGagtaactaattttaaaaacagttttttgtcttgttgGTTTATTTAACAGCTGCAGAGTCAAGAACAAACGACCTTCATGTTTGTGGATGGAGATAACGAGTTCTGCAGCTTCCTCCGACTCATCCTTCCTTCCTGAAGTGGGTTGAGCTCAGATTTCCTACAGTCCGCGAAGGCGCCGCCAAGCTAATTCATGGTTGAACGAAGCGGACGGACTGGACACGCCGAACCGCACCGAGGAGCTGCTAAAAGGACCAAAAAGGACCCGGTTTCCCCGCTGTAAGTCGGTCCAAGTCGTTTAAATGTCGGTTCCGTTGGGTTTTGGAGCCGCCTGGAGCCGCTGCTGCCCCGCTGCGGTCCTCTCCGCACGGCGCGGGCGGCGTTCAGCGGCGCAGTTTCCGGGTTTTACCGCCTTTGTGCACACGGCACCGGACTGGTGCGGAGCGCACAAAACCAACGTGTTTCTGTTTACCTCCGCTGTGTGAGTGGGTCCGGAGTGGGACACCGACACGCGTGGCCGCTCGGGCCGCTGAACACGGTGTTAAATACGGTTTAATGGTTAAATTTGACCGGCAGGCTGCGGTCCAGACTGGGCGGCAGAACGAGGCCTGATTCCGGGCCGCAGCCATCTGGAACATCCCGCCTGTCAGCATCCAGAGCGGGGAAGCCCAGTCCGGGCTGATAGCATGGGGACAACCCGGTAAAAACACGGTTCACTTCAACAAGTGACCGccttatttcactttaattacCTCTAATAGTTAGCTATAGTAACACTAATTTCGTCCTACAGTAATAATCCGGTATGACTCGGGTTTTTCCTTCTGCCGAACTCCCTTCagaaaaaccaacattttaatatttctttgcCACACAGATGATGAGGGATGTAATTTTTTGCCACAGTATTTATTGAAAGCTCCTTTTTAATTCGGCTCATCTTCTATCAAACCCTGAACCTCATTTTTTGCTGATCCTCATCTTTTCCTTTTATCTATTTATAAACTCCAGTGACCGAGATTAACAGGATTtctagaataaatgtttttagactAATCTGATCCTTAAGCACCGCGACATGTGGCTCTTTGTGTAACACTGAAGACTCCTTCAGTTTCTAACGGGCTGGAGCTTATTATAACCACCATCAGTCATCACCATCAACTGTATTAAAGACTCAAATAGATCcatatgagaaaaataataatttaaaaaataaagtccatTAGCTGAACCTTTAGTATATTTAGGctgattaaatgttaaaaatgtggaCTCTAAGAAACGCAGAGTTCCCCTTTGGCCTCAGTCAGCCTGTTTCACTTCCTTCCtctgaaactgtttttaaaggTTAGAAGGTGATTCATTTGGGGATTTTTGCTCtaaagtgtgaaaacaaacagctttaaGAGGCTGATTCATCCTCTACTAACATTTAGGAAATGTTTGAAACTAAACGGCATCACTCGGTAAATGTCTGATTGGtttaaaatgatgcattttttgtgaaaatcttTTCAGTCGTCCTTCATTTCTTCCAGTTCAGCAGCGTTTTCACTCAGACTGATGTGTTTATTTGCCATCTGAAGCTCTTCAGGCCTCTGCTTGGTTTTTAAGCTCATTCTGCTCTATCTGCTGTTGGGCAGAATCACTGAATTTTCCTGTTATTCTCCGGTGATCCAGACGTGACGTTTTGTCCCAGCAGAGATGCTGACTGACCAGATGGCTGCAGCCATCTTGGCTGCGACGCTCTGCTTCGCCGCCAGCTGCGTTTGGGCGGCGGCGGCGGACTGCTCGCCGTCCCCCACCGAGGCCTCCGGCGGCGCCCGGCTCCTGACCGCTGTGGTGGACGCTCAGAGGGCCGAGCTGGCCCGAAGGCAACACCTGGAGGCGCTGTTCCACaggtgagctgctgctgctgctttgagTGAGGAAGACGGGAGAGGAAATGTGTTTAAGGTCCGATGGGTTGGAGCGTTTCTACTGAACATTTATGGTTCAGAACATGCAGCCAAAACTAAACTAACTAAACTGCTGGAGATTTTCCTgacacactttttccttccactcaactttctttGACTATTAGGATtccaactaacaattattttagtaatcaatgaTTTTGACGATTAATCAGAGAAGACAGAAGgtacattctgcagatttttcaattttagaaactcttaaaaatgcaaatttatgatttaattcattttttaaataaaaaaataaacattttattgcctaaaattaaataacagcattcctttagtgaactcTTGATTTTGTTTGATCAGATATTATTTTAGCATCAACAAGAGAAGTTCAGGCCTTTAAACATCCATACAGTTTATCGATCGACTGATTATTTATAGATGAACTCATTAATAAATGtctgattaataactggatgtAAATGTGCTTATAACATTTattcaattgttttattttttatctttaatcatattaaaattttgtttattagcaggtaaaaaataaaaaaatactaattttgcattattaattaattacattttgtgaataaaattaattatgaagaaTTTAGAAACAAATTTGTCCCTCAGAAAGTTTTAGTTGAGaataaaacaccagagaaacttttatcttttatcttttcttttttatagaaagagaaaaacgataaatcatgcaaatacacAGTATTGATATCGTTTTAATTTCtcatgtgatttattgatttattgcttattgtgactatttgacatatttaaagTTGTACCTAAAGTTATCATGAATATTAATTATAACTGTATTGAAAGGAGAAAAGTTTTGATCCTCCATGTTTGTTCGTCTCAGGTACGGAGAGAACGGCTCCATCTCTCTGGACGGCCTGAAGCGTCTGCTGCGGAGCGTCGGCATCGACCGGATCCGGACCGTCATGGTGAAGCACCGGGAACAAGCCGGCCACCACCATGACCATCATCACcaacaccatcatcatcatcatcatcatcatcatcacccgGCTGCCGACCAGAACAGAACCGAGGACCTGCAGCAAACCCAACCCTCTGTGGCGCCGGGTCGGGACGGCAGAACCGCCGACGGCGCCGGATTGTTGGTGAAAACCCAAAAGAGAAGCTTGGCTGGAGAAGGAGTGACCACGGTCGCCACGGCAATGGTGGTTAAAACCGAGCCAGCGGGCCATCATGATGAACTGGACCGAGATCATCTGCAGAACCGCAgcctggaggaggaagaggttcGACTGACACAGGAAGAGGTTCTCTTTAGTATAGATCTATAGATCTACAAGAAACATGGTGGACATGCAGCTCCTCCACCGGCtcagcaggtttcctggaataaataaagatatgagcccaaaaccagaaatatttattattttaatcttttattctggttattcaaccatcagattggagcAAAGTTCATCTTCCAGGAACTCATGATCCTTCATGGAGCGTCTTTAGAAATGTTCACGCTCACATTAGCGTTAGccgctacatgtttagcattgagatgccaTTTTAGTTTAGCATAGCGTCACTGTTATGCTAACTCCTATTAGCATAACTTAAACACAACAgtagtcttttccagcgtccaatcagatcgtttgaagcagaaattaaccaCCAGTGGCTTCAGGTACAGCTGTGACGTTCTAAATTAGGACTGACTGAGTGTTGGTATTTCCTGCAGTGCCTGAACGCCTCGAGCCTCCTCCTCTCACACGGGATGTCCCAGGAAGGAGGCGTCGCCCTGGGAGACTTCGCCTTCCTGTGCCCCGCCCTCCTCCACCAGATCGACAGCGGGGCGTGTCTCCTCCACGGCGACGCCTCCCGACACGAAGACGCAGGTAGGAAAGTCAGACTGGAGCTTTTTCCTCCACCGTTACCAGAGGAAACATCTGGAAATGTTGGTTCATCTGGACTAACAGGTTCTAACCTGAAACTTCGTCATGTTGACGACTAATCGCATCATCAGCAGTTTCTGCTTCTgttcatgaaaaataataattggtttgatttgttgcttttttaaattctagTTCATGGAGAGAAATTTGATTCAATATTATTGCAAACAAGGAATTCTTCAGAAACTGACATTtgaaattaagttaaaaaataaaactttgaaaaacttctgaatcaaaaattattttctgagcCATTTAAAGAGTAACAGTTGTACCTGCTGACCAATAGAAATGCTGTTGCTAACGGCGACCTGGATGATGCGTCTTAGCGCCGTCCTTCAGAGGAAGCTCCGCCCCCAAACCTGTGGACCTTAATCTGTGAAAtaagatttgaaaataattcagaaaacgcaaatctaaaaaaataaagtctcaaaaaataaaatttgactaaataaaatacgaaaaacaaaaatgtgagaaaataaaatgagaatataaaatccaaacaaatcgTATGataattttttctctttctaccagaAACTGTTTTGTTAGAAAGTGTCTGTTGAGACCAAAGcaatgtttagttgttttggtctcaactaaacattttaaagtttaaaattcattttatttgttgtttctgttgttttgtatatttaaaatgtcttccagtttcagagctaaatgtttgttagaatttAAAACTTATTGATCTTAGAGAATCTGTtcctgcattattatgccattattattattatattatttcaaaatgGTCTCCAAACATTAATATCATCATTAGATATTATCAGATCAGCtcctcttgtgttttatttatttctctgtatCTTTTAGGACATAAACACCATAAACATTCACACggtcaccatggaaaccacGACCACAGCTTCGCCACCCGGAACCACAGCGAGCCCAGCAGCGGCGAAAACGGAAAACGCATCGCAACAGGTGAGATGATTTCAGGCtgggaggtcaaaggtcaatggATGGGTTTAACGGTGGAACGTGTTTcctttaacttcctgtttcctcttcAGTGTCTCTGGTTCCTGCTAACCTTCGTCTTCTCCAACTCCGTCAAACAGATTCACACAAAATGAGGAGAAAACGTcataaaattaatcaaaaatcacaaattcttcaagttttaaattattctaaatcCTCCCCAAAccttttaaatgtataatttaagaaaacatgaaagtctttggttgtttttcacctttaaataaatgctaaCCTGCTCTTCCAACCTCAGCCTAACGAAGCTCcatcaaaactaaaactaatcgGTTTAAAAGAATAAGGTTCTGCAGAGAAACGCTGAGCGATGCCTGAAGTTCTGGTTCCTGACGCTCTGTGGTTTGTTGCAGCCTGGGTCGGCGGCTTCGTCTCCATCACCGTCATCAGCACGCTGTCCCTGCTGGGCGTCCTCCTCATCCCGCTCATGAACAGAGTCTTCTTCAAGTTCCTGCTCAGCTTCCTGGTGGCGCTGGCCGTGGGATCGCTGAGCGGCGACGCCTTCCTGCACCTCATTCCTCATGTGAGTCAGAGCGAAATGAGACCCTCACATCTATTTACATCAGTATTCACTCTACCGATTCGTTTTACCGCAGAGATACCGGAAATCTCAAGAACTGTTCACTTATTTTAACTTGACTCTGTGTTAGTCCAGATTTTCCTTTTTGGTGTTTCTAGCTGTAAAACTAGAATCTTCAGTCCTAATAGCTTCACCagctagcttagcttagcttagcttagcttagcttagcttagcttatgGTGTTCCACAGGGATGAGTTATTAGCCCCCTCTTTTTGAattcttcttccttctgaatttaaatgtacattaaaaaatataatgacatatttttatacataaaggAATAAAGAAACTGCTGGAAAAACGGTGAAACTCTTTGATATAATTAAATGGTCTTAAATGATAAATCTGTTGTTTGAACTTCTGTATCCTTTTGGCTTTGAAGTTTGAAGTTTAAGACTGAAACTCAAGACATTTAAAAGCCAAgaacttttttgaaaaacatttaaaaatgcagaaacaaaaataggaAGAAATCCTGCATCTAAAGCAGATGGATGTAGGATTTCAATCTGAGTCATTCGttcttttcaaaaatcaaacaaattaaaatgtttgttttcttttcacactTTTGCACACAGaacaattttctcaaaatcCAAAactcatttttccattttggatttttgactaaaatttcaaaaataaaaagcgaGAAAATTTTTGGGTTTTGTTGTGAATGATTaagaaacaaataacaaaaagcaaTTACTAACTGTAAATCAGACCTACATCTTTAACAGTCTGACCCCACCAGCTggagttttttcttccactaaatcTTCGCTCTGTGCTGCTCTGAGTGGagatgctgcagatgtcagagcagaggagcagctgcagcGTCGTTGagcgttttgttttcttctcttcagtcTCATGGGAATCACGATCACTACCATCACCCGGACAACCACTACCATCACCCGGACAACCATCACC includes:
- the slc39a6 gene encoding zinc transporter ZIP6 isoform X2, whose amino-acid sequence is MLTDQMAAAILAATLCFAASCVWAAAADCSPSPTEASGGARLLTAVVDAQRAELARRQHLEALFHRYGENGSISLDGLKRLLRSVGIDRIRTVMVKHREQAGHHHDHHHQHHHHHHHHHHHPAADQNRTEDLQQTQPSVAPGRDGRTADGAGLLVKTQKRSLAGEGVTTVATAMVVKTEPAGHHDELDRDHLQNRSLEEEECLNASSLLLSHGMSQEGGVALGDFAFLCPALLHQIDSGACLLHGDASRHEDAGHKHHKHSHGHHGNHDHSFATRNHSEPSSGENGKRIATAWVGGFVSITVISTLSLLGVLLIPLMNRVFFKFLLSFLVALAVGSLSGDAFLHLIPHSHGNHDHYHHPDNHYHHPDNHHLDAADDLHPHDDGEENMDGVWKGLTALGGVYFMFLIEHFLTLGKMYKDKKQKVQKKWDQTDKSDPEKQPALEESELKPNEDVEPNGAGAFGELPSGVAEEEQVMLTPQVSVVTEQTYGRPAGGGAGYSAEDCENKCHSHFHDTVGQADSMHHHHHDYHHILHHHHSQNHHPHSHAHSYSEEHFQQAGVATLAWMVIMGDGLHNFSDGLAIGAAFSESLSSGLSTSVAVFCHELPHELGDFAVLLKAGMTVRQAILYNVLSAMMAYLGMVTGILIGHYAENISTWIFALTAGLFMYVALVDMVPEMLHNDAGDHGFSHWGFFLLQNAGILLGFCIMLLIALFEHKIQLDLGY
- the slc39a6 gene encoding zinc transporter ZIP6 isoform X1 — its product is MLTDQMAAAILAATLCFAASCVWAAAADCSPSPTEASGGARLLTAVVDAQRAELARRQHLEALFHRYGENGSISLDGLKRLLRSVGIDRIRTVMVKHREQAGHHHDHHHQHHHHHHHHHHHPAADQNRTEDLQQTQPSVAPGRDGRTADGAGLLVKTQKRSLAGEGVTTVATAMVVKTEPAGHHDELDRDHLQNRSLEEEEVRLTQEECLNASSLLLSHGMSQEGGVALGDFAFLCPALLHQIDSGACLLHGDASRHEDAGHKHHKHSHGHHGNHDHSFATRNHSEPSSGENGKRIATAWVGGFVSITVISTLSLLGVLLIPLMNRVFFKFLLSFLVALAVGSLSGDAFLHLIPHSHGNHDHYHHPDNHYHHPDNHHLDAADDLHPHDDGEENMDGVWKGLTALGGVYFMFLIEHFLTLGKMYKDKKQKVQKKWDQTDKSDPEKQPALEESELKPNEDVEPNGAGAFGELPSGVAEEEQVMLTPQVSVVTEQTYGRPAGGGAGYSAEDCENKCHSHFHDTVGQADSMHHHHHDYHHILHHHHSQNHHPHSHAHSYSEEHFQQAGVATLAWMVIMGDGLHNFSDGLAIGAAFSESLSSGLSTSVAVFCHELPHELGDFAVLLKAGMTVRQAILYNVLSAMMAYLGMVTGILIGHYAENISTWIFALTAGLFMYVALVDMVPEMLHNDAGDHGFSHWGFFLLQNAGILLGFCIMLLIALFEHKIQLDLGY